One segment of Methanolinea mesophila DNA contains the following:
- a CDS encoding potassium channel family protein — MVLNKRGFLWRLVHGSGRMKIAFFFSLFFLQIAAYTFLFHYAYPILEEKPITWPAALLFVMETVTTTGYGELLPFQNQITVGITILMMLTGIILIFMIVPLLLVPYLSNLFYSTPPRKTPHGMYGHVVIIGFGELTKSLIDSLLISEMDMVIVSDSQDVARELTRKYGRRAFVVWGDYSNPATWANSWVRTASNVVVNEDEKITANVILGIREITRGRIIAVVDKLAFDRYLHYAGAEYVLSPKHVTGQILARHAALSSHVSTIVEETITDREPRAPGTDPGKTLRLVNIPVIPGSRAAGKRLGDLSLFTRYEIETLFLSQGGRYSFEPGDDDILDTSTMLFLLGSVQHIGNMMEQEFVIDERGSSLAVIAGFGDVGSAAYRELTGLGIDCVVIDQKEHPVSQVIGNAEDERILREAHVEEAQFCIVALNDDTLNIFTTLMARDLNPGIRILARANEPVSVDKLYRAGADYVALLPSIGGQVIGGVVLSDIVQVILNLPDGRKVVRKRAMKVLSQNIEWIEKKAGVKVIGIEGRNRSLVRPGPGEALQEGDELIAMGDTEGLRKFIRLL; from the coding sequence ATGGTCCTGAACAAGAGAGGATTCCTCTGGCGCCTGGTTCACGGATCGGGGAGGATGAAGATTGCGTTCTTTTTCTCCCTGTTCTTTCTTCAAATCGCTGCGTATACGTTCCTTTTCCACTATGCCTACCCGATCCTCGAGGAAAAGCCCATCACCTGGCCTGCAGCGCTCCTTTTCGTGATGGAGACGGTCACCACGACGGGGTACGGAGAACTCCTCCCATTCCAGAACCAGATCACGGTGGGGATTACCATCCTGATGATGCTCACCGGGATCATCCTGATCTTCATGATCGTGCCTTTGCTCCTTGTTCCTTACCTAAGCAACCTCTTCTATTCGACCCCCCCGAGGAAAACCCCCCACGGCATGTACGGTCACGTGGTGATCATAGGGTTTGGCGAACTGACCAAGTCGCTCATCGACAGTCTCCTCATATCAGAGATGGACATGGTCATCGTCTCTGACTCGCAGGATGTCGCAAGGGAGCTTACCCGGAAGTACGGGAGAAGGGCGTTCGTCGTATGGGGGGATTATTCAAACCCTGCGACCTGGGCAAATTCCTGGGTCCGGACGGCGAGCAATGTCGTGGTGAACGAGGACGAGAAGATCACAGCGAATGTCATCCTCGGGATACGTGAGATAACCCGGGGACGGATCATCGCGGTGGTGGACAAGCTTGCATTCGACCGGTACCTTCATTATGCCGGGGCCGAATACGTGCTCTCGCCGAAGCACGTCACCGGCCAGATCCTGGCCCGCCACGCCGCACTCTCCTCCCATGTGAGCACAATAGTGGAAGAGACCATCACCGACCGCGAACCCCGGGCACCGGGGACCGATCCCGGGAAAACACTGCGACTTGTCAATATCCCTGTTATTCCCGGGTCCAGGGCCGCGGGAAAGAGACTCGGGGACCTCTCCCTCTTTACCAGGTATGAGATCGAGACACTCTTTCTCTCGCAGGGTGGCCGCTATTCGTTCGAGCCCGGGGACGACGATATACTCGACACCTCAACCATGCTCTTTCTCCTCGGATCGGTGCAGCATATCGGAAATATGATGGAGCAGGAGTTCGTTATCGACGAACGGGGAAGTTCGCTCGCGGTTATCGCCGGGTTCGGAGACGTGGGATCCGCCGCATACAGGGAACTTACCGGGCTCGGGATCGACTGCGTGGTCATCGACCAGAAGGAGCACCCGGTCTCCCAGGTGATAGGTAACGCCGAGGATGAGCGGATCCTCCGGGAGGCGCATGTCGAGGAGGCGCAGTTCTGCATCGTAGCTCTTAATGACGATACACTGAACATTTTTACGACCCTCATGGCACGGGACTTAAACCCGGGAATCAGGATCCTGGCCCGTGCCAACGAACCGGTATCGGTGGACAAACTCTACCGTGCGGGTGCGGATTACGTCGCCCTGCTCCCGAGCATCGGAGGGCAGGTGATCGGGGGGGTCGTGCTCTCCGACATCGTGCAGGTCATCCTTAACCTCCCTGACGGGAGGAAAGTGGTCAGGAAACGGGCGATGAAGGTCCTTTCACAGAATATCGAATGGATAGAGAAAAAAGCCGGGGTGAAGGTGATCGGTATCGAGGGGCGGAACCGGTCGCTGGTCAGGCCCGGCCCTGGCGAGGCGCTGCAGGAAGGAGACGAACTGATCGCAATGGGCGATACAGAGGGATTGAGAAAATTTATCCGATTATTATGA
- a CDS encoding TIGR00269 family protein: protein MIKVDLIPYMRCTKCLRPAIIFQRYSGLHLCESHFIQDVETKAKRAVRTHRWILPGDRVGVAISGGKDSSALLYFLEKILSPRKDVDLIAITIDEGIRGYRTPEAPRDLARGMGIDCITASFEEEYGIPLDRILERTGEAQSCSYCGVLRRHLINKVARENGVTKLALGFNLDDEAQSILMNVLRGDVARLQRKAVPFPGMVPRIKPFILVPEREVALYSFLNVKGFELGRCPYSHNALRAEVRLMLNQYAWYHPSARHSLVNLGEELSGTTSPGKSPERGVCRICGEPCGTTCRSCEILGQVRQWS from the coding sequence ATGATAAAGGTTGATCTGATACCCTATATGCGCTGCACCAAATGCCTCCGGCCTGCCATAATATTCCAGCGTTATTCCGGGCTCCACCTTTGCGAAAGCCATTTTATCCAGGACGTGGAGACCAAAGCGAAAAGAGCCGTAAGGACCCACCGGTGGATTCTGCCGGGAGATCGTGTCGGGGTGGCGATAAGCGGAGGCAAGGACAGCAGTGCACTGCTCTACTTTCTCGAGAAGATCCTGTCGCCCCGGAAGGACGTGGATCTCATCGCTATCACGATAGACGAAGGGATCCGGGGGTACCGTACTCCGGAAGCCCCCCGCGACCTTGCCAGGGGAATGGGGATTGACTGCATTACCGCCTCGTTTGAAGAAGAATACGGGATCCCCCTTGACCGTATTCTTGAGCGGACCGGTGAGGCCCAGTCCTGCTCCTATTGCGGGGTCCTCCGGCGTCACCTGATCAACAAGGTCGCGAGGGAGAACGGGGTGACCAAACTCGCCCTCGGATTTAACCTCGATGACGAAGCACAGAGTATACTGATGAATGTCCTCCGGGGAGATGTTGCCCGGCTCCAGAGAAAGGCAGTCCCTTTTCCCGGAATGGTCCCCCGGATCAAACCGTTTATCCTCGTCCCTGAACGGGAGGTCGCACTCTACTCCTTTCTTAACGTGAAGGGCTTCGAACTGGGCCGCTGCCCGTACTCCCATAACGCCCTCCGGGCAGAAGTTCGCCTGATGCTGAACCAGTATGCCTGGTATCATCCGTCCGCCCGCCATTCGCTGGTAAATCTTGGCGAAGAACTCTCCGGGACGACGTCTCCCGGAAAATCTCCGGAGAGAGGGGTGTGCCGGATATGCGGGGAGCCGTGCGGGACGACATGCAGGAGCTGCGAGATCCTCGGGCAGGTGAGACAATGGTCCTGA
- a CDS encoding serine/threonine-protein kinase RIO2: MGISADHIRKLHKYEIRILVALERLMKRYQWVPLDILTRTVRLSESEVSYRLGRLMDWGMVRYDTVPYEGYTLIFSGYDTIALISLTRKGTVSALGCMIGEGKEALVYEGLGLGPVALKFHHVGQRSFQSARVTREYLPEQGHCPWIFASGYSAEREYQALQRLQPAVSVPLPIDHNRHVVVMELISGATLNRCRLSEPRVVLDAILENVRKSYEAGIIHSDLSEFNVMVDGDEQVYLIDWPQWIDPAHPNAEEILARDVDNIIRYFDRKYRISYALQDAMALVMR, translated from the coding sequence ATGGGAATTTCTGCTGATCATATACGGAAACTGCATAAATACGAGATCCGCATACTGGTCGCCCTGGAACGCCTGATGAAGCGTTACCAGTGGGTTCCCCTTGATATTCTCACCAGAACCGTCCGGCTTTCGGAGTCGGAAGTGAGCTACCGCCTGGGACGACTGATGGACTGGGGCATGGTCCGGTACGATACCGTGCCGTACGAAGGGTATACGCTTATCTTTTCAGGATATGATACGATCGCCCTGATCTCGCTCACGCGAAAAGGAACGGTGAGCGCTCTGGGATGCATGATCGGCGAGGGGAAAGAAGCCCTTGTATACGAAGGCCTCGGGCTGGGCCCGGTGGCGCTGAAATTTCACCACGTCGGGCAGCGCTCATTCCAGTCTGCCCGGGTCACCCGGGAATACCTCCCGGAACAGGGACACTGCCCATGGATCTTTGCCTCGGGATACTCGGCTGAAAGGGAATACCAGGCGCTCCAGCGCCTGCAGCCCGCGGTAAGCGTCCCCCTTCCCATCGATCATAACCGTCACGTGGTAGTGATGGAACTCATCTCCGGGGCGACCCTGAACAGGTGCAGGCTCAGCGAACCCCGGGTCGTACTGGATGCGATACTCGAAAACGTACGGAAATCCTACGAGGCGGGGATAATCCACTCAGACCTGAGTGAGTTCAACGTGATGGTGGACGGGGACGAGCAGGTCTACCTCATCGACTGGCCCCAGTGGATCGACCCCGCCCATCCCAATGCAGAAGAAATCCTTGCCCGCGACGTGGACAATATAATCCGGTATTTCGACCGCAAATACAGGATATCCTATGCCCTGCAGGACGCAATGGCGCTGGTGATGCGATGA
- a CDS encoding DUF460 domain-containing protein, producing MKVYGIDIIRGSVRSRSRRPMYALVRMHDQEILSETEISSFRLERILSNEKPDILAVDSLQEISVDQHDLFAFLQAMPPSVRLVQVTGGERKESLGKVAARFNISFNRFDPFAEARTIARVASLGAGYEVIAFENTSDIVVSRHRSPGKGGWSQNRYVRKIHGAVQQKAREIEMELVAAGHRYEKKETRAFGGCSRVSFQVFAPRDQMPVAMYRGADVQVRISGKKLDRIRFKPLTGRPKYLIVGIDPGTTTAIAALDLEGNLLHLSSSRQMSMSDVTEVLYKVGKPLIIASDVHEMPYSVEKIRRAFNGVAYTPRQDMSVETKLDLAAPHPYKNDHERDALSAALDAHRSYKNKFQSIQKRVPPGYDLDEVRAAIVRGLSVEQALGEIKGREAPEVTVTPHVEVQAPGDERIRILDGTVKRLRSLIQEMQEESKQKDREIIRLQGRLRRIRSHREDKIRKDNEIVKRDAIITSLKKRVRREERVNRNLRKRVSRLKEFESLQQQENAVPLKILVSFTREGLKSLIEEFGLREGELVYIARIDGWSRNVVRDLAGTGIMGLVVGDEESIPGDPRFMEPFHEYNIPLLNGEDVDARVKGKQGSANKKMVDDALSDWEERRKTYELEKKAKMLEHIFKEYRSERGKEMKKVG from the coding sequence ATGAAGGTATACGGGATCGATATCATCAGGGGGTCGGTGAGGTCCAGGTCCCGTCGCCCCATGTATGCCCTGGTCCGGATGCATGACCAGGAAATTCTGTCCGAGACCGAGATCTCCTCGTTCCGGCTGGAGAGAATTTTATCGAATGAAAAGCCCGACATCCTGGCGGTCGACAGTCTCCAGGAGATATCGGTCGACCAGCACGACCTCTTTGCATTTCTCCAGGCAATGCCCCCCTCGGTCCGCCTGGTCCAGGTTACCGGTGGCGAGCGAAAAGAAAGCCTCGGCAAGGTTGCCGCCCGGTTCAATATCAGTTTCAACCGCTTTGACCCTTTTGCAGAAGCACGAACCATTGCGAGGGTCGCCTCTCTCGGAGCGGGATACGAGGTGATCGCGTTCGAGAATACGAGCGACATCGTGGTGAGCAGGCACCGCTCCCCCGGGAAGGGAGGATGGAGCCAGAACCGGTATGTGCGGAAGATCCACGGGGCGGTCCAGCAGAAAGCGCGGGAGATTGAGATGGAGCTGGTTGCCGCGGGGCATCGGTACGAGAAGAAAGAGACACGTGCCTTCGGAGGGTGCAGCAGGGTCTCGTTCCAGGTATTCGCCCCGAGGGATCAGATGCCGGTCGCAATGTACCGCGGGGCGGACGTCCAGGTTCGGATCAGCGGGAAAAAACTGGACCGGATCAGGTTCAAACCGCTGACTGGACGGCCAAAATACCTCATCGTGGGGATCGATCCCGGTACCACCACCGCAATCGCGGCCCTGGACCTCGAAGGGAACCTGCTTCACCTCTCCAGCTCCCGCCAGATGTCCATGTCGGACGTTACCGAAGTACTGTACAAAGTGGGAAAGCCGCTGATCATCGCATCCGACGTTCATGAAATGCCGTATTCAGTAGAGAAAATACGAAGAGCGTTCAACGGCGTGGCCTATACTCCGCGCCAGGATATGAGCGTGGAAACCAAGCTCGATCTCGCGGCCCCTCACCCGTATAAAAACGACCACGAACGGGATGCCCTTTCAGCGGCCCTCGATGCACACAGGAGTTATAAGAACAAGTTCCAGAGTATCCAGAAGAGAGTACCTCCGGGCTACGACCTGGACGAAGTCCGTGCGGCGATAGTGCGGGGCCTGTCGGTGGAACAGGCCCTGGGGGAGATCAAAGGGCGGGAAGCCCCGGAGGTCACCGTGACCCCGCATGTTGAAGTGCAGGCTCCGGGTGACGAAAGGATCCGGATCCTCGACGGGACGGTGAAGCGGTTACGTTCTCTGATACAGGAGATGCAGGAGGAATCGAAGCAGAAGGACAGGGAGATCATCCGTCTCCAGGGAAGGTTGAGGAGGATACGTTCTCACCGGGAAGACAAGATCCGGAAGGATAACGAGATCGTCAAGCGCGATGCGATCATCACCAGCCTGAAAAAAAGGGTCAGGCGGGAAGAACGGGTAAACAGGAACCTACGGAAACGGGTGAGCCGGCTGAAGGAGTTTGAAAGCCTGCAACAGCAGGAAAATGCAGTCCCGTTGAAGATTCTCGTCTCGTTTACCAGGGAAGGGTTAAAGTCCCTGATCGAGGAGTTCGGGCTCCGGGAAGGAGAGCTCGTATACATCGCCAGGATCGACGGTTGGAGCCGGAACGTGGTCCGCGATCTCGCTGGCACCGGCATCATGGGCCTGGTGGTCGGCGACGAGGAGAGCATTCCCGGCGACCCCCGGTTCATGGAGCCTTTCCATGAGTATAACATCCCCCTTCTTAACGGGGAGGATGTCGATGCCAGGGTAAAAGGCAAACAAGGCTCGGCGAATAAAAAAATGGTCGACGATGCCCTTTCCGACTGGGAGGAGCGGCGAAAGACCTATGAACTCGAGAAGAAGGCGAAGATGCTCGAGCATATATTCAAAGAATACCGGTCCGAACGTGGAAAGGAGATGAAGAAAGTTGGATGA
- the thiL gene encoding thiamine-phosphate kinase, whose product MDDRELLREVMEIVGKECCLDDCAVIPAGERYLVASTDMLHRKTDFPERMSEWQIGWTSVAVTLSDIAAMGARPCFVLLAVGLDANTAIAPLLKGAKDCCDTYGTDLAGGDLDHHDELTLVSSGVGEVSRTHIVRRRGGTPGDLICVTGIPGRAQAALEGYQEFDRYLLEPRPRVKEGQILGTAGATSMMDLSDGLALSLYDLSLAGDVGFALDSRCIPRIPGIPADKGLECALFGGGDYELLFTCPAGMLPVEGVDATPIGSVTSKKEVSMDGAPLPRRGYQHSW is encoded by the coding sequence TTGGATGATCGGGAGCTCCTCCGTGAAGTCATGGAGATTGTAGGAAAGGAGTGCTGCCTCGACGACTGTGCGGTGATTCCCGCCGGAGAGCGCTACCTGGTGGCATCGACCGATATGCTCCATAGAAAAACCGATTTTCCTGAAAGGATGTCGGAGTGGCAGATCGGGTGGACCTCGGTGGCGGTGACCCTGAGCGATATCGCTGCGATGGGAGCCAGGCCCTGTTTTGTGCTCCTCGCCGTAGGACTGGATGCAAACACCGCGATCGCTCCGCTCCTGAAGGGAGCGAAGGACTGTTGCGATACGTACGGAACGGACCTGGCAGGGGGGGACCTCGACCATCATGACGAGCTCACGCTCGTGAGTTCCGGAGTCGGCGAAGTCTCCCGCACTCACATTGTGCGGAGGCGGGGGGGCACGCCTGGCGACCTCATATGCGTTACCGGAATTCCCGGGAGGGCCCAGGCAGCGCTTGAGGGCTACCAGGAGTTCGATCGGTATCTTCTCGAGCCCAGACCGAGGGTAAAGGAGGGGCAGATCCTGGGGACGGCGGGAGCGACCTCCATGATGGATCTGAGCGACGGACTGGCGCTCTCGCTCTATGACCTGTCCCTCGCCGGGGATGTGGGGTTCGCCCTCGATTCACGATGTATTCCACGAATTCCAGGGATCCCTGCGGACAAGGGTCTCGAATGTGCGTTGTTCGGCGGAGGAGATTACGAGCTCCTTTTTACCTGCCCGGCAGGCATGCTCCCGGTGGAAGGGGTCGATGCCACCCCGATCGGATCCGTCACCTCAAAAAAAGAGGTCAGCATGGATGGCGCCCCCCTCCCGCGGAGAGGATACCAGCACTCCTGGTAA
- a CDS encoding tetratricopeptide repeat protein, whose protein sequence is MMKIFPAIVIVSLLAVIFSAGCLTNQSESSLDAGKQLEASGKYNESLEIYDSIVKSEPGNALAWTRRGMALQNLGRNTEAIESFDHALALDPNLAIVWGYKGNSLQTLERYQDALDAYDKALSIDPSLGVAWGYKAIVYARMGDYQKALDAFDTAIEVDPKLAIAAENKGDLLLQMGQYNEALAAYKNAIAINPEQTSAAKKIGDLYKAFGQYNEALQAYQYALNISPNSTVLLSSEGIVLNSMGRYTEAIQVYQRINDQNPGDASAWAYKGYALNNLGRYSDGLDASERALEVDPENSVAWNNKGFALNSMGRYSEAIEAYNASLALDPENSVAWTNMGYAQASMGQDKNALVSYDKALALDPDISVAYAYKANSLVNVGRSSDALEAAGKALELDPGSFMALMAKGNALNALGRYQEAADAYDAALTMNPRFTTLWISKGLALHNMGKYLDAIAAYNKALELDPSNSVAWSYEVSAYHSLGRGEETTRIYDKVLRDDPENIPALMNTAYAFDRLGDYSDAIRLYQKVLDIQPDNTVAMLDLAYERMNQGGYLPAIQMYDRVLAIDPDNTEAYMYKGIALYRNDMFEEALESYDALIAINPNISMAWANRGFALIKLGDISEAISSFDRALELDPRNTDAQYGKIQAIQVNWPNYPG, encoded by the coding sequence ATGATGAAAATATTCCCCGCCATCGTGATCGTATCCCTCCTCGCAGTGATATTTTCCGCTGGCTGCCTGACCAATCAGTCGGAATCATCCCTTGACGCGGGGAAACAGCTCGAGGCCTCGGGAAAATATAACGAATCACTCGAGATATACGATTCGATTGTAAAATCAGAACCGGGAAATGCACTTGCGTGGACCCGGAGAGGTATGGCACTCCAGAACCTCGGGCGGAACACCGAAGCGATCGAATCGTTCGACCATGCCCTTGCGCTGGATCCGAACCTTGCGATCGTCTGGGGGTACAAGGGCAACTCGCTTCAGACTCTTGAAAGATACCAGGACGCCCTTGACGCCTACGACAAGGCCCTGTCCATAGACCCTTCGCTCGGTGTCGCCTGGGGGTACAAGGCCATTGTGTACGCTAGGATGGGAGATTATCAGAAGGCGCTCGATGCCTTCGATACGGCCATTGAGGTTGACCCGAAACTTGCGATAGCCGCAGAGAACAAGGGCGACCTCCTCCTCCAGATGGGACAATATAACGAAGCGCTGGCCGCGTATAAGAACGCTATAGCCATAAATCCGGAACAGACCAGTGCCGCGAAGAAGATCGGGGACCTTTACAAGGCTTTCGGGCAATACAACGAGGCCCTGCAGGCATATCAGTACGCACTCAATATCTCCCCGAACAGCACCGTTCTGCTCTCCAGTGAGGGTATCGTGCTCAACAGCATGGGACGATACACGGAAGCAATCCAGGTATATCAGAGGATAAACGACCAGAACCCTGGCGACGCTTCTGCATGGGCGTACAAGGGCTACGCGTTGAACAACCTCGGCAGGTATTCCGACGGTCTGGACGCAAGTGAACGGGCACTGGAGGTCGACCCGGAGAATTCGGTGGCATGGAATAATAAAGGGTTTGCGCTTAACAGCATGGGTCGTTACAGCGAGGCGATCGAAGCGTACAATGCATCCCTCGCGCTTGACCCGGAGAATTCGGTGGCATGGACAAATATGGGCTACGCCCAGGCCAGCATGGGTCAGGACAAGAACGCCCTTGTCTCGTACGACAAAGCACTCGCCCTCGACCCTGACATTTCTGTCGCCTATGCCTACAAGGCGAATTCCCTGGTGAACGTGGGACGCAGCAGCGACGCACTGGAAGCCGCCGGAAAAGCGCTGGAACTGGACCCCGGAAGCTTCATGGCCCTGATGGCGAAAGGAAACGCCCTTAATGCACTCGGAAGGTATCAGGAGGCAGCAGATGCCTACGATGCCGCGCTCACGATGAACCCGCGCTTTACTACGCTCTGGATATCCAAAGGACTCGCACTCCATAACATGGGAAAATACCTGGATGCCATTGCCGCATATAATAAGGCCCTGGAACTGGACCCCTCCAACTCCGTCGCGTGGTCCTATGAAGTCTCGGCGTACCACAGTCTCGGAAGAGGAGAGGAGACCACCCGTATTTACGATAAAGTACTCAGAGACGACCCGGAAAACATTCCCGCACTGATGAATACCGCGTACGCGTTCGACCGGCTCGGGGACTATTCCGATGCCATCCGTCTCTACCAGAAGGTCCTCGATATTCAGCCTGACAACACGGTGGCGATGCTCGACCTCGCCTACGAGCGGATGAACCAGGGAGGATATCTCCCCGCGATCCAGATGTATGACAGGGTGCTTGCCATCGACCCGGATAATACGGAGGCCTACATGTATAAGGGGATCGCACTCTACAGGAATGACATGTTCGAAGAAGCGCTCGAGTCATACGACGCACTGATCGCGATCAACCCGAATATCTCCATGGCTTGGGCCAACAGAGGCTTCGCGTTGATCAAACTCGGCGATATCAGCGAGGCGATCAGTTCGTTCGACCGGGCACTCGAACTGGATCCCCGAAACACCGACGCACAATACGGGAAGATCCAGGCAATCCAGGTAAACTGGCCCAACTACCCGGGATAA